The window TCAATTTACAAAATTAAATTTGGTTTTGAGACCCTCGAACCTGACTAGCTGCTTAACCAATCTTCGAACTTCGTTTGATGGATGCTTTCTCAAACGATTTACATGCCTCCCTATGTCCGTCTCCTGAACAATGAAGGGTTAGAAACAGGAAAAACAATCCCAATTATTAAACATAAAAAGAACTTGAGGTGAGAGGGAATTAGTCTGCTTTGTTGTCTTTCACTTACCTTGAGAGCTTTGAATGTTATATCCATATCTGCTAGGCTTTGTAGTAGATTTATCAGAGAATCTTCAGACTGCTAAAGAAGAAATTTGTTATGACAGAAGTATagaaggaagaaatgaagaaatgaggaagaaccaaattaaaagGCAAACCTGATCAGGATCTTCCAGACGCTCCTTGATATTGAGAATCTTACTCTGCTCTTCGTCAATCCCATCTAGGTCATCATCTCTATCAAGTGACTGGGGAGTCAAAGGAGAACCTCCCTTTCCCTCATGGCTGCTGCTTTCTTTTTCAACCGAAGCTTCTGTCCGTGATTGTTGTTGCACCTTATTAATCTCTCTGTTATTTGGCCTCATCGAATCCAGATCACAGTTCCGACACCGTGGAACAACAGTAGGCGAGTAAAGTCGCTCAACGATTCCATCTCTTCGATCCTTCAATTCGTTTATGTAATCGAAGGAAGCAACAGAGATTGCCGTGTCTATCAAAGTCCAGACATCCACACCTGAATTCCTCAAAATGGATCTAAAATCATCATAATCCATTATATGAAAGAACCTCTGCACTCAGGAGAGTTTCCGATCCGCAGATATCACCTGGTTTTTCCCATCCACCAATATTTAGATTTCGTACACAAAATTGATTCAAAGTACCTAAAAATTCGATGTCACACAATCTACAAATCGATCAGATCTAAAATTACGACGATTTAATAAAGTATTTCTCAATCGTACCTAACCAGGAATTACAGGTGTGGAGAAAACACAAACAGATACACTCTTCCCGTCTCTATCTCTACCGGTAGAGAAAGCATTCAATCGTTCATCATCAACCACCGATAACAAAAACTGGAGATAGACATGATAGATCTAGCCGTAAAGCAATCACTCTAAAAGACGCTCATAATCGCTGTCGATATCCaccaaaaaaattcc is drawn from Telopea speciosissima isolate NSW1024214 ecotype Mountain lineage chromosome 1, Tspe_v1, whole genome shotgun sequence and contains these coding sequences:
- the LOC122649198 gene encoding probable mediator of RNA polymerase II transcription subunit 26c, which translates into the protein MDYDDFRSILRNSGVDVWTLIDTAISVASFDYINELKDRRDGIVERLYSPTVVPRCRNCDLDSMRPNNREINKVQQQSRTEASVEKESSSHEGKGGSPLTPQSLDRDDDLDGIDEEQSKILNIKERLEDPDQSEDSLINLLQSLADMDITFKALKETDIGRHVNRLRKHPSNEVRRLVKQLVRKWKDLVDEWVKLNNTHGETANSSLIADGDSPQQNPQRSMQNGYHQVPDFAYSPNPHNGSSGSDKNHSESEPKGKVFPRRETQTKTPQSAPAKASAPPNKQREQKDSTIDPERLASARRRLQENYQDAQNAKRQRKIQVMDLHDIPKPKNSFFGKNKGGFQARNW